From the genome of Psychroserpens ponticola, one region includes:
- a CDS encoding helix-turn-helix domain-containing protein, which yields MKILPIRNEKDYQNALNRLEEIFDAKKGTEDGDELEILSILIDRYENEQFPIGMPDPIEAIKFRMEQMGMKQKDLAEVVGFKSRVSEILNKKRKLTLDMIRKLNTTLHIPTEVLIQDY from the coding sequence ATGAAAATATTACCAATTAGAAACGAAAAAGACTATCAAAACGCACTCAACAGACTTGAGGAAATTTTTGATGCAAAAAAAGGAACGGAAGATGGAGACGAATTGGAAATCCTGTCAATTTTGATTGATAGATATGAAAATGAACAATTCCCAATCGGAATGCCTGACCCAATAGAAGCAATTAAATTCCGAATGGAACAAATGGGAATGAAACAAAAGGATTTAGCAGAAGTTGTTGGATTTAAAAGCAGAGTTAGCGAAATTTTGAATAAAAAAAGAAAACTGACTCTAGATATGATTAGAAAACTCAACACTACTCTACATATTCCTACTGAAGTTTTAATTCAAGATTATTAA
- a CDS encoding DUF6438 domain-containing protein: MKAEIISSRIDSLNSQDEVQAFVNKLNYPFFERKISEDSVRIYRKFEEFELKKINEFNRDCRFDVDSLTKKVADSLKINKSFYKSDFDNNGFTDLLIIGDRHNCMAMADCDGYISCDFSVYSLMNYGNDSINSIDLNFITMSESLVPKILNDENGSRIELHRPISYKIVHGEKVTIKKITSVVHKFESFIEYNDNIKSYDIENVEFTAHGCGAGCPEFNLSINKNRRGKLDATNYNWIDKNYSYNLEPSDINGKYESIISEKHVSEIFDIINYLDFTKLDEEYSSGAMHSSYCTLRVTYDNGKTKIIKDDGMIGSFGLKRVYEMLYELRFNQEWK, encoded by the coding sequence GTGAAAGCAGAAATAATATCGTCAAGAATTGACAGTTTAAATTCTCAAGATGAAGTTCAAGCATTTGTCAACAAACTAAATTATCCATTTTTTGAACGGAAAATATCCGAAGATTCTGTTAGAATTTATAGGAAATTTGAAGAGTTTGAACTTAAAAAAATAAATGAATTTAATCGAGATTGTAGATTTGATGTTGATAGTTTAACTAAAAAAGTTGCCGATTCATTAAAAATTAATAAGAGTTTTTATAAATCAGATTTTGACAACAATGGATTCACAGACTTATTAATAATTGGAGACAGACACAATTGCATGGCAATGGCTGATTGTGATGGATATATATCTTGTGATTTTAGTGTGTATTCCTTAATGAATTATGGCAATGATTCAATAAATTCAATTGATCTAAATTTTATAACAATGTCGGAATCATTAGTTCCAAAAATCTTAAACGACGAAAATGGTTCTCGAATAGAATTACATAGACCAATTAGTTACAAAATTGTTCATGGAGAAAAAGTAACTATAAAGAAAATTACATCAGTAGTTCATAAATTTGAAAGTTTTATTGAGTATAATGATAATATCAAAAGTTATGACATCGAAAATGTAGAATTTACTGCTCATGGTTGTGGTGCAGGCTGTCCTGAATTCAATTTATCCATTAATAAAAATAGACGCGGAAAACTTGATGCTACTAATTATAATTGGATAGATAAAAACTACTCATATAATTTGGAACCAAGTGATATAAACGGAAAATACGAATCTATAATTTCAGAAAAACACGTTTCAGAAATATTTGATATTATTAATTATTTAGATTTCACAAAATTAGATGAAGAATATTCTTCTGGAGCAATGCATTCGAGCTACTGTACACTTAGAGTCACGTATGATAACGGAAAAACAAAAATTATAAAAGACGACGGAATGATTGGATCTTTTGGATTAAAAAGAGTTTATGAAATGTTATATGAATTAAGGTTTAATCAGGAATGGAAATAA
- a CDS encoding toxin-antitoxin system YwqK family antitoxin: MNWSNISWYLIRDKYKLERKDESNGKWIQFYKKNDSIPAKIFELKNGKLNGQYRQYYENGQLELIENYLDEKITGLGVNYYKSGKLRDSVKFRLDTARNGYVFSNKTFMKSYYENGKPKKIENYDSLGVKNGVWSDFYDNGQIKIEQYFTNKNTYLDNAANKNSYGKRTKILSHYYPNGQLRFTLNYSNDKIENGLFIEYYPSGNKKISGNLRNELRSGIWTEFYESGIIKSSGKFSSGSYTVCGVVPFTAYYEFKIGEWSYYYSNNKIKANGVYEYGSKNIENTCEGGANLKCGNLTNEWKFYNSNGESVTLEYAIENELILKEEVFRKRVYEIE; encoded by the coding sequence ATGAATTGGAGCAACATATCGTGGTATTTAATTAGAGATAAATATAAGCTTGAGAGAAAAGATGAATCCAATGGAAAATGGATTCAATTTTACAAAAAAAATGATTCAATTCCTGCAAAGATTTTCGAATTAAAAAACGGTAAATTAAATGGTCAGTATCGCCAATATTACGAAAATGGTCAGTTAGAATTAATCGAAAATTATTTAGATGAAAAAATAACTGGTTTAGGAGTCAATTATTACAAAAGCGGAAAACTAAGAGATAGTGTTAAATTTAGACTAGATACTGCTAGAAACGGTTATGTCTTTTCTAATAAAACCTTTATGAAATCATATTATGAGAATGGTAAACCAAAAAAAATAGAAAATTACGATTCTTTAGGTGTTAAAAATGGAGTGTGGAGTGATTTTTACGATAACGGACAAATAAAAATTGAACAGTATTTTACGAATAAAAACACCTATCTTGATAATGCTGCGAATAAAAACTCATACGGAAAAAGAACTAAAATATTAAGTCATTATTATCCTAATGGTCAATTGCGTTTTACTTTAAACTATTCAAATGATAAAATTGAGAACGGTTTATTTATTGAGTATTATCCAAGTGGCAATAAAAAAATTAGTGGTAATTTAAGAAATGAATTACGAAGCGGCATTTGGACTGAATTTTATGAGAGTGGAATAATCAAATCTTCAGGAAAATTTTCATCTGGAAGTTATACTGTATGTGGAGTTGTACCTTTTACAGCATATTATGAGTTCAAAATTGGAGAATGGAGCTATTATTATTCAAATAATAAAATCAAAGCAAATGGAGTTTATGAATATGGCTCAAAAAATATTGAAAATACTTGCGAAGGTGGAGCAAATCTAAAATGCGGAAATCTGACGAACGAATGGAAATTTTATAATTCAAATGGAGAATCAGTCACCTTAGAATATGCTATCGAAAATGAATTAATTTTAAAAGAAGAAGTTTTCAGAAAGCGAGTATATGAAATTGAATAA
- a CDS encoding CPCC family cysteine-rich protein — protein MKINKPHIKLHKIKGQLVLDIDTWELKDIIEDYLREECDIDYEYYQDINPEKSQTHYESYRLFFSDNYTENQIAGVLKKYSDKELIEIVEFQRSQSNGKFYCECCGYNTLNDKLNGTYLICTTCYWKDDPIQSSEPDYEGGANRVSLNQAKRNFSEFGACERDMIKNVNKVHKADVRNPKYKVE, from the coding sequence TTGAAAATCAACAAACCACATATTAAATTACATAAAATTAAAGGACAGCTTGTACTTGATATTGACACGTGGGAATTGAAAGATATTATTGAAGATTATTTGCGTGAGGAATGTGATATCGATTACGAATATTATCAAGATATAAATCCTGAAAAGTCACAAACGCATTATGAAAGTTACCGGCTTTTCTTTTCCGACAATTATACTGAAAACCAAATCGCAGGTGTTCTGAAAAAATACTCGGATAAGGAATTAATTGAAATTGTTGAATTTCAAAGGTCACAATCGAACGGAAAATTCTATTGTGAATGTTGCGGATATAACACGCTGAATGACAAACTAAACGGAACATATCTAATATGTACGACTTGTTATTGGAAAGATGACCCAATTCAATCGTCTGAACCAGATTATGAAGGTGGAGCAAATAGAGTTTCATTAAACCAAGCCAAACGGAATTTTTCGGAATTTGGAGCTTGCGAAAGAGATATGATTAAAAACGTGAATAAAGTACATAAAGCCGACGTTAGAAATCCGAAATATAAAGTGGAATAA
- a CDS encoding lysozyme inhibitor LprI family protein gives MKNKIIKLTIFCMLIFGISHSQDAPMPFEQELYDCMDSIQPFDIEKAIPCIQKATTECELVMKKKYEQLLKIVDDNKIVVDSQNEWKRYRDAQIKLMESFLNKNPDKWPVERRLIKFELTKIRLFELEGLIAIYKY, from the coding sequence ATGAAAAATAAAATTATAAAACTGACTATTTTTTGTATGCTTATTTTTGGAATATCTCACTCGCAAGATGCACCAATGCCGTTTGAACAAGAATTATATGATTGTATGGATTCAATACAACCATTTGATATTGAAAAAGCTATTCCTTGCATTCAAAAAGCTACTACAGAATGTGAGCTTGTTATGAAAAAAAAATATGAGCAATTATTAAAAATAGTTGATGATAATAAAATTGTGGTTGACTCACAAAACGAATGGAAAAGATATAGAGACGCTCAAATAAAACTAATGGAATCGTTCCTAAATAAAAATCCTGATAAATGGCCAGTAGAAAGAAGATTAATAAAATTTGAACTGACGAAAATTAGACTGTTTGAATTAGAGGGATTAATTGCTATTTATAAATATTAG
- a CDS encoding type II toxin-antitoxin system RelE/ParE family toxin, with the protein MSKNKYRISKQAIDDLNDIWLYTFHKWSKKQADRYYDLIIGEIEFITDNYLIGKSAEQTRKNYRVTKIKSHLIFYRKVDNEIVEIVRILNQRMDIKKRFK; encoded by the coding sequence ATGAGTAAAAATAAATACCGAATAAGTAAACAAGCGATAGATGATTTAAATGATATTTGGCTTTATACTTTTCATAAGTGGTCTAAAAAACAAGCTGATAGATATTACGATTTAATAATCGGAGAAATTGAATTTATAACAGACAATTATTTGATTGGAAAATCAGCAGAACAAACTCGAAAAAACTATCGAGTTACTAAAATAAAATCTCATCTTATTTTCTATAGAAAAGTTGACAATGAAATTGTTGAAATCGTAAGAATTCTAAATCAGAGAATGGATATAAAAAAGAGGTTTAAATAA
- a CDS encoding YaaC family protein, which translates to MNKEVWQSLLSLESQEYVKNIYKKIFDNTLNTRRAKEINSSAKQAREYFRNANNASFSVRPLLVFYGVSSLSRALTLFMKQRGGEEGLTAGHGLTTESWSNELSGDLNLTLKKIGDLKVKTTAGLFTDFINTTENIMSFHISSSGVDWITTYPIPPQDQTITFGQILSRLPDLAQDFKQLKDKALYSTVNEFKLSEDVGFKCKVRQKELEPFKKWFSDNGYKMSEVSGWTTITSDIDNFNSHKPQFIHSYVQKTFGSIPGLYVSKPFDNNVRYSQLGMTFLASYFLGMLVRYYPTHWTQLINGGVGDNYWPVINRLQGYVEESFPELVIELILEMSKIER; encoded by the coding sequence ATGAACAAAGAAGTATGGCAAAGTCTTCTTTCTTTAGAAAGTCAAGAGTATGTTAAAAATATATATAAGAAAATTTTTGATAATACTTTAAACACAAGACGAGCTAAAGAGATTAATTCCTCAGCGAAACAAGCTCGAGAATATTTCCGAAATGCGAATAATGCAAGTTTTTCAGTAAGACCATTATTAGTTTTTTACGGTGTATCAAGTTTAAGTCGTGCTTTAACTTTATTTATGAAGCAAAGAGGTGGGGAAGAAGGTCTAACAGCTGGTCATGGTTTAACAACGGAAAGTTGGTCGAATGAATTATCTGGGGATTTAAATCTGACCCTTAAAAAAATAGGTGATTTAAAAGTTAAAACTACTGCAGGCCTGTTTACAGATTTTATTAATACTACCGAAAATATTATGTCTTTCCATATTAGTTCTTCAGGTGTTGACTGGATAACAACATATCCAATTCCTCCCCAAGACCAAACAATTACATTTGGACAAATTCTTTCAAGATTACCGGATTTAGCTCAAGATTTTAAGCAATTAAAAGATAAAGCACTTTATTCGACAGTTAATGAATTTAAATTATCAGAAGATGTTGGTTTTAAGTGTAAAGTTCGTCAGAAGGAATTGGAACCATTCAAAAAATGGTTTTCAGATAATGGATATAAAATGTCAGAGGTTTCAGGTTGGACAACTATAACATCTGATATTGATAACTTTAATTCTCATAAACCACAATTTATCCATTCTTATGTTCAAAAAACATTTGGTTCTATTCCAGGTCTTTATGTTAGCAAACCGTTTGACAATAATGTACGTTATTCACAACTCGGAATGACCTTTTTGGCATCTTACTTTTTGGGAATGTTAGTTAGATACTATCCAACACATTGGACTCAATTGATAAATGGTGGTGTTGGCGATAATTATTGGCCAGTCATTAACAGACTTCAAGGGTATGTTGAAGAATCTTTTCCAGAATTAGTTATAGAATTAATTTTAGAAATGAGCAAAATAGAAAGATAA
- a CDS encoding type II toxin-antitoxin system ParD family antitoxin — protein MGKNTSISLGNHFEDFIKDEVKSGRYGSVSEVIRSALRLLEREEKKERELIKALKIGEKNGFVENFDPKQNLTELHRQHL, from the coding sequence ATGGGAAAAAACACATCAATATCACTCGGAAATCACTTTGAAGATTTCATCAAAGATGAAGTAAAGTCTGGCAGATATGGTTCTGTTAGTGAAGTAATACGTTCAGCTCTACGACTATTAGAAAGAGAAGAAAAAAAAGAAAGAGAACTAATTAAAGCTTTAAAAATTGGAGAAAAAAATGGATTTGTAGAAAACTTTGACCCAAAACAAAATCTGACTGAATTACATCGCCAACACTTATGA
- a CDS encoding Shedu anti-phage system protein SduA domain-containing protein produces the protein MSTWDLQNVEKDLIKAFNEDSETQLLKILKNNSFLFYELYSRKYGISPNFSEISFGGKFRCDFAWLNDNSSGPEWVLVEVEKPKMKLFTKKNEPTSELNHSIEQVKSWDRYFKENPLEKKRIFGAVSKFRYILVGGTKEDWQTESAVKWRAYHNDTSTIEVRSSDVFLRPLKVAKEKFGELWSFEENPKSLKHSELEKFWTEYGYMDFWRKAL, from the coding sequence ATGAGTACTTGGGATTTACAAAATGTTGAGAAAGACTTAATAAAGGCTTTTAACGAAGATTCAGAAACTCAACTTCTTAAAATATTAAAAAATAATTCATTTTTATTTTATGAGTTATATTCAAGAAAATACGGAATTTCACCAAATTTTTCTGAAATATCTTTTGGCGGAAAATTCAGATGCGACTTTGCTTGGCTAAATGACAATTCAAGTGGTCCAGAATGGGTTTTAGTTGAAGTTGAGAAACCCAAAATGAAATTATTTACAAAAAAGAACGAACCGACTTCTGAACTTAATCATTCAATTGAACAAGTAAAATCTTGGGACAGATATTTCAAAGAAAATCCGCTTGAAAAAAAACGAATTTTTGGTGCTGTATCAAAATTCAGATATATTCTGGTTGGTGGAACAAAAGAAGATTGGCAAACCGAAAGTGCTGTAAAATGGAGAGCTTATCACAATGACACAAGCACAATTGAAGTTAGAAGTTCAGATGTTTTTCTACGACCATTAAAAGTTGCTAAAGAAAAATTTGGAGAATTATGGAGCTTTGAAGAAAATCCTAAATCTCTAAAACATTCTGAATTAGAAAAATTTTGGACTGAATATGGATATATGGATTTTTGGAGAAAAGCACTCTGA
- a CDS encoding phytanoyl-CoA dioxygenase family protein produces the protein MNYARNKIELEENGFSVLTDLYSENEINRILACIENAEQDGNSFMKTKDLFAIRQLIKNVPELSDLLFNKKLTELISDLSESEYFLTKAIYFDKPSESNWFVAYHQDLSISVDKKADLENYVNWTFKKGQNGVQPPIKILQDTITIRVHLDKTDKNNGALKVIPKSHLNGIVRVDSKDWNIENEFICEVEKGGAMLMKPLTLHASNRTTNGKKRRVIHLEFNKHKLTEPLAWLEHYGIKASCQQRV, from the coding sequence ATGAACTACGCAAGGAACAAAATAGAACTTGAAGAAAATGGGTTTTCCGTTTTAACTGACTTGTATTCGGAGAATGAAATAAACCGAATTTTAGCTTGTATTGAAAATGCTGAACAAGATGGAAATTCATTTATGAAAACAAAGGATTTATTTGCGATTAGACAATTAATCAAAAATGTTCCTGAATTGAGTGATTTGTTGTTTAACAAAAAACTAACTGAATTAATTTCTGACCTTTCCGAATCCGAATATTTCCTGACCAAAGCCATTTATTTTGACAAACCAAGTGAATCGAATTGGTTTGTTGCTTATCACCAAGATTTGAGCATTTCAGTTGACAAAAAAGCTGATTTGGAAAATTATGTGAATTGGACATTTAAAAAAGGACAAAACGGAGTTCAACCACCAATTAAAATTTTGCAAGACACGATTACAATCCGAGTTCATTTAGACAAAACGGACAAAAATAATGGAGCTTTAAAAGTCATTCCAAAATCTCACTTGAACGGAATTGTTCGAGTGGACTCAAAAGATTGGAATATTGAAAACGAATTTATCTGTGAAGTGGAAAAAGGTGGAGCAATGTTAATGAAACCTCTGACTTTACACGCATCGAACAGAACAACAAACGGAAAGAAAAGACGAGTAATACATTTAGAATTTAATAAACATAAATTAACTGAACCGTTGGCTTGGTTGGAACATTATGGAATAAAAGCCAGTTGCCAACAACGTGTATAA
- a CDS encoding DUF4145 domain-containing protein: MLCTHCSAKVNFDWESVVFNTPDKNIMHEIHVTHCPNCEKLVVKLSEQKYSGIKQINWKLESETETMIYPSKSKFQNIKDIPKQYLEDYEESLMILSLSPKASAALNRRLLQSILREEFKIQKRTLAQEIAEFIDLPGIPSHITDSVDALRNIGNFAAHPTKDINTGEIVPVENGEAEWLIEVIEALFDFVFIQPKKIERRRKELNIKLEKVGKPQMKAKNKN; the protein is encoded by the coding sequence ATGCTTTGTACTCATTGTTCAGCAAAAGTAAATTTCGATTGGGAATCAGTTGTATTTAATACACCTGATAAAAATATTATGCATGAAATTCATGTTACTCATTGTCCGAATTGTGAAAAATTAGTAGTCAAACTTTCTGAACAAAAATATTCTGGAATTAAACAAATCAATTGGAAACTTGAGTCGGAAACTGAAACTATGATTTATCCGAGTAAATCTAAATTTCAAAACATAAAAGATATTCCCAAACAATATTTAGAAGATTATGAAGAATCTCTAATGATATTGTCTTTAAGTCCAAAAGCTTCAGCTGCTCTCAATCGAAGATTATTACAAAGTATTTTGAGAGAAGAATTTAAAATTCAGAAAAGAACATTAGCTCAAGAAATTGCTGAATTTATAGACCTTCCAGGCATTCCTTCCCATATTACTGATTCTGTGGATGCTCTTAGAAATATTGGCAACTTTGCAGCACATCCAACGAAAGATATAAATACAGGAGAAATAGTCCCTGTTGAAAATGGAGAAGCAGAATGGTTAATTGAAGTTATTGAAGCATTATTTGATTTTGTTTTTATACAACCTAAGAAAATTGAAAGGAGAAGAAAGGAACTGAATATAAAATTGGAAAAAGTTGGTAAACCTCAAATGAAAGCTAAGAACAAAAATTAA
- a CDS encoding pentapeptide repeat-containing protein produces MNEQFIEEKTFKKKDFSENGLEKGEYELCSFLNCNFSNSDLSKIRFIDCEFYDCNLSSAHILQTGFQNVLFKDCKMLGLQFDKCNDFGFLIKVDKCQLNHSSFFKRKLSKFSFQKTKLQEVDFTECDLSLSVFDDCDLQNAIFKNTNLQNADFRSSYNFSIDPENNQIKGAKFTLETVVGLLTKYNIKIEPSF; encoded by the coding sequence ATGAATGAACAGTTTATAGAAGAAAAAACATTTAAAAAAAAGGACTTTTCGGAAAATGGACTTGAAAAAGGCGAATATGAATTATGTTCTTTTTTAAATTGTAATTTCTCGAATTCTGATTTGTCGAAAATTAGGTTTATAGACTGCGAATTTTATGACTGTAATTTAAGTTCAGCTCATATTTTACAAACAGGATTTCAAAATGTACTTTTTAAAGATTGTAAAATGTTAGGTTTACAATTCGATAAATGTAACGACTTTGGATTTTTAATAAAAGTTGACAAATGCCAATTAAATCATTCGTCATTTTTCAAACGGAAACTTTCAAAATTTTCATTTCAGAAAACCAAACTTCAGGAAGTTGATTTTACGGAGTGTGATTTGAGTTTATCCGTTTTTGATGATTGTGACTTACAAAATGCAATATTCAAAAACACAAACTTGCAAAATGCTGATTTTAGAAGTTCTTACAACTTTTCAATTGACCCAGAAAATAACCAAATTAAAGGAGCTAAATTTACTTTAGAAACGGTAGTTGGCCTTTTAACAAAATATAATATCAAAATAGAACCCAGCTTTTAG
- a CDS encoding HNH endonuclease signature motif containing protein yields the protein MYNLFDINEPEKICEYRGETYRVRENGSIFRLQRRNKRKRPLDEKWTFGTPDKQYGYWNFASEKVHRIVATAYHGKQPSEKHVVDHIDTNRKNNRPDNLRWITRLENILLNPITLSRIILKYGSIDNFLVNPSKPIDGKLEQNFDWMRTVTKEESDYTRKNLENWAKEGKIPKGGQLGEWIFTNLNKQTEIYVEENPLTDSLTYNAIQKNWKTQSEFPNCPAKTNDSSIESYKKSLTKGTTFSINQYGKSSVEHSELSENKSELVVLTTSDSMKPFALAKVYIQNEKFIHESLGTFFTLIGAQKYFNLALGLEWHGEDSIDDYC from the coding sequence TTGTACAATCTATTTGACATAAATGAACCTGAAAAAATCTGCGAATATCGTGGTGAAACTTATCGTGTAAGAGAAAACGGTTCTATTTTCAGATTACAAAGAAGAAACAAAAGAAAAAGACCATTAGATGAAAAATGGACTTTCGGTACACCTGATAAACAGTATGGTTATTGGAATTTTGCATCGGAAAAAGTTCATAGAATTGTAGCGACTGCTTATCATGGGAAACAACCTTCAGAAAAACACGTCGTTGACCATATTGACACTAACAGGAAAAATAATAGACCTGACAACTTAAGATGGATAACGAGATTAGAAAACATTTTGCTCAATCCCATAACTCTATCAAGAATAATTTTAAAATACGGAAGTATTGACAATTTCCTGGTAAATCCATCCAAACCAATTGACGGAAAACTTGAACAAAATTTTGACTGGATGAGAACGGTTACCAAGGAAGAATCGGACTATACTAGAAAGAATTTAGAAAATTGGGCTAAAGAGGGTAAAATACCAAAAGGAGGTCAATTAGGAGAATGGATATTCACAAATCTTAATAAACAAACTGAAATTTATGTTGAGGAAAATCCACTAACTGATTCTCTAACATATAATGCAATTCAAAAAAATTGGAAAACCCAAAGCGAGTTTCCAAATTGTCCAGCTAAAACAAATGATAGTTCAATCGAGAGTTACAAGAAAAGTCTGACTAAAGGAACTACCTTTTCCATAAATCAATATGGCAAATCTTCGGTTGAACACTCTGAATTATCAGAAAACAAAAGCGAATTAGTTGTATTAACGACTAGTGATAGTATGAAACCATTTGCGCTAGCAAAAGTTTATATTCAAAATGAAAAGTTTATTCACGAAAGTTTAGGCACATTTTTTACCTTAATTGGAGCACAAAAATATTTCAACCTAGCATTAGGACTTGAATGGCATGGAGAAGATTCGATAGATGACTATTGTTGA
- a CDS encoding type II toxin-antitoxin system HigB family toxin yields MRVIAKRTLRDFWEKHADCEEQLKSWYRETEKSEWNNINELKSEYPSASILKDNRIVYNIKGNNYRLIVKFNFEYGICWIRFIGTHAEYDKIDANNI; encoded by the coding sequence GTGAGAGTAATTGCAAAACGAACTTTACGAGATTTTTGGGAAAAACACGCTGATTGTGAAGAACAATTAAAATCGTGGTATAGAGAAACTGAAAAATCCGAATGGAACAATATTAACGAATTAAAAAGTGAATATCCGAGTGCTAGTATTTTAAAAGACAATCGAATTGTTTACAATATTAAAGGTAATAATTATCGTTTAATTGTAAAATTTAATTTTGAATACGGAATATGCTGGATAAGGTTTATCGGAACTCACGCTGAATATGATAAAATTGACGCAAATAATATCTAA